The proteins below come from a single Ictalurus furcatus strain D&B chromosome 15, Billie_1.0, whole genome shotgun sequence genomic window:
- the mfsd5 gene encoding molybdate-anion transporter, whose translation MFVTAYLAFVALVVLCVCLELAARRIASPQSTQAAVANPAFLSFQKLFLKTYLLALWADWLQGPYLYKLYQHYSFLESQIAILYVCGLASCVLFAPVAGWLPQVLGRRQTCLLFCVSYSVCCLTKLSQDYFVLILGRVLGGLSTSLLSAAFEAWYVHCHVNVHDFPKEWIPVTFSKAADWNHGLAVGAGLVANLFAEWLELGPVAPFLLAIPSLAACAWMVFSDWGNEEKMEQRGQRDRSSAHLGPQSTPQIRFRRACLEGVRFLFSERRVVLLGGVQALFESVIYVFIFLWTPVLEPQGPPLGIVFSCLMAASMAGSSLFRLATSARYRLQPAHLLGLATLLAFFSFFMLTFSTAPGQPKPRESFLAFLLLELACGFYFPAVSFLQGRVIPVERRAAVLACFRLPLNLLACLSLLALHGEVSGAGAGEAGSGTRHMFAGCAGMMLAALLAAVSLFTLGRNDADLRLDGTKGEGEI comes from the coding sequence ATGTTTGTGACTGCATATCTTGCGTTTGTGGCCCtggtggtcctgtgtgtgtgtctggaactCGCAGCGCGGCGCATTGCGTCTCCGCAGTCCACTCAGGCGGCCGTCGCCAACCCGGCTTTCCTCTCCTTTCAGAAGCTTTTCTTAAAAACATACCTGCTGGCTCTGTGGGCTGACTGGCTGCAGGGGCCATACCTTTACAAGCTTTACCAGCATTACAGCTTCCTGGAGTCCCAAATCGCCATTTTATATGTCTGTGGTCTGGCCTCATGTGTGCTGTTTGCCCCTGTGGCTGGCTGGTTGCCGCAGGTTCTGGGTCGAAGGCAGACATGCCTCCTTTTCTGCGTGTCCTACTCCGTGTGCTGTCTCACCAAACTGTCTCAGGACTACTTTGTGCTCATCCTGGGTCGTGTGCTGGGCGGACTCTCCACGTCCCTGCTCAGTGCGGCCTTCGAGGCCTGGTATGTGCACTGCCATGTCAATGTGCATGATTTCCCCAAAGAATGGATCCCTGTGACGTTCAGTAAAGCTGCAGACTGGAATCACGGGCTGGCTGTGGGCGCTGGGCTTGTGGCAAACCTGTTTGCGGAATGGTTGGAGCTGGGACCTGTAGCGCCTTTCCTGCTTGCCATTCCAAGCCTGGCTGCATGTGCTTGGATGGTATTTTCTGACTGGGGAAATGAGGAAAAGATGGAACAAAGAGGCCAAAGAGACAGAAGCAGTGCTCATCTCGGCCCTCAAAGCACCCCTCAGATTCGATTCCGGCGAGCCTGTCTGGAAGGTGTGCGCTTTCTGTTCTCAGAACGTCGCGTAGTCCTCCTGGGTGGTGTGCAGGCCCTTTTCGAGAGCGTTATCTATGTCTTCATATTTCTGTGGACTCCCGTGCTGGAGCCACAGGGCCCACCACTCGGCATTGTCTTCTCCTGCCTAATGGCGGCCAGCATGGCAGGATCATCACTCTTCCGATTGGCAACATCAGCCCGCTACCGGCTCCAGCCGGCCCACCTGCTGGGCTTGGCCACACTGCTcgccttcttctccttctttatGCTGACTTTTTCGACGGCACCAGGCCAGCCGAAGCCTAGGGAATCGTTCCTGGCCTTTCTTCTGCTGGAGTTGGCCTGTGGCTTCTACTTTCCTGCTGTGAGCTTCCTTCAGGGTCGTGTGATCCCCGTAGAGCGCAGGGCTGCAGTTTTGGCCTGCTTTCGTCTGCCTCTCAACTTGCTTGCATGTTTGAGCTTGCTGGCGCTACATGGTGAGGTGTCGGGTGCTGGTGCAGGTGAGGCAGGTAGCGGTACCAGGCACATGTTTGCAGGCTGTGCTGGAATGATGCTAGCCGCTTTGCTGGCTGCTGTGAGCCTCTTCACTCTGGGGAGGAATGATGCAGACCTGCGACTTGACGGGACCAAAGGAGAGGGTGAAATTTAA
- the gdap1l1 gene encoding ganglioside-induced differentiation-associated protein 1-like 1 isoform X1, with protein sequence MKVIFSDESRMCIGQGDDAGTFVWCRTNETDKDDCLKKTIKFPHSLMIWGFMSGKGPGETSTVNAQMYTEILHTFLIPSIENSFGGDEVVDQEDNVSCHGTKSVKAFLQGLNQMADSIAQLIPDEGTPMHARVKQYRELLDGLPMDAYTHGCILHPELTTDSMIPKYATAEIRRHLTNAASELMKLDHEEPQLTEPYLTKQKKLMAKILDHDNVNYLKKILVELAMVLDQVEAELEKRKLEYQGQKCELWLCGHDFTLADIYLGATLHRLKFLGLSKKYWEDGSRPNLQSFFERVQKRYAFRKVLGDIHATLLSAVLPNAFRMVKKKPPSFFGASFLMGSLGGMGYFAYWFLKKKYM encoded by the exons atgaaagtgatattcagtgatgaatcacgaatgtgcattggccaaggagatgatgctggaacttttgtctggtgccgtACTAATGAAACAGATAAAGAcgactgcctgaagaaaacaatcaaatttccccactcacttatgatatggggtttcatgtcaggtaaaggaccaggggagacctcaactGTCAATGCACAGATGTACACTGAAATTTTacacacttttctcattccatcgatagaaaaCAGCTTTGGTGGTGATGAAGTCGTTGATCAGGAAGATAATGTATCTTGCCACGGAacaaagagtgttaaagcttttcttcagggaCTCAATCAAATGGCCG ATTCAATAGCCCAGCTTATTCCAGATGAAGGCACTCCCATGCATGCTCGGGTGAAGCAGTATCGAGAGCTTCTAGATGGCCTGCCCATGGACGCCTACACGCATGGCTGCATCCTCCACCCTGAGCTCACCACTGACTCCATGATCCCAAAGTACGCCACTGCTGAAATACGTA GACACTTGACCAATGCAGCATCTGAACTGATGAAGCTGGACCACGAGGAGCCACAACTGACAGAGCCATACCTTACAAAGCAGAAAAAACTCATG GCAAAGATACTGGACCATGATAATGTGAACTACCTGAAGAAGATCCTTGTTGAGTTGGCGATGGTATTAGACCAGGTAGAGGCAGAACTTGAAAAGAGGAAACTGGAATATCAAG GTCAAAAGTGTGAGTTGTGGCTTTGTGGACATGACTTTACGCTAGCTGATATATATCTTGGAGCCACATTGCACAGGCTCAAGTTCTTGGGACTTTCAAAGAAGTACTGGGAGGACGGCAGCAGACCCAACCTCCAGTCATTTTTCGAGCGCGTGCAGAAGCGCTACGCTTTCCGCAAGGTGTTGGGAGACATCCACGCCACCTTACTGTCAGCAGTCCTACCCAACGCATTTCGAATGGTAAAAAAGAAGCCGCCATCCTTCTTCGGGGCTTCCTTCTTAATGGGATCTTTAGGTGGGATGGGCTATTTTGCctattggtttttaaaaaagaaatacatgtaG
- the gdap1l1 gene encoding ganglioside-induced differentiation-associated protein 1-like 1 isoform X2, whose translation MASSNHVTPTNCSWWPISAMSEDGKLADGEESHEPPVEHKPFSKDRLVLYHWTQSFSSQKFIVWQVRLVINEKGLLCEERDVSLPLTEHKEPWFMRLNLGEEVPVFIHGDTIVSDYNQIIEYLETNFVGDSIAQLIPDEGTPMHARVKQYRELLDGLPMDAYTHGCILHPELTTDSMIPKYATAEIRRHLTNAASELMKLDHEEPQLTEPYLTKQKKLMAKILDHDNVNYLKKILVELAMVLDQVEAELEKRKLEYQGQKCELWLCGHDFTLADIYLGATLHRLKFLGLSKKYWEDGSRPNLQSFFERVQKRYAFRKVLGDIHATLLSAVLPNAFRMVKKKPPSFFGASFLMGSLGGMGYFAYWFLKKKYM comes from the exons ATGGCGTCTTCCAACCATGTCACCCCCACCAACTGCAGCTGGTGGCCCATTTCAGCCATGAGCGAGGACGGCAAGCTCGCGGACGGAGAGGAGAGTCACGAGCCGCCAGTAGAGCACAAGCCCTTCTCTAAAGACCGCCTCGTTTTGTACCACTGGACGCAGTCTTTCAGCTCGCAAAAG TTTATTGTCTGGCAGGTGCGCCTGGTGATTAATGAGAAGGGTCTGTTGTGTGAAGAGCGGGATGTGAGTCTACCGCTGACTGAGCACAAGGAACCCTGGTTCATGAGGCTCAACCTTGGAGAGGAGGTGCCTGTCTTCATACATGGAGACACCATTGTCAGTGACTATAACCAAATCATTGAATACTTAGAAACCAACTTTGTGGGTG ATTCAATAGCCCAGCTTATTCCAGATGAAGGCACTCCCATGCATGCTCGGGTGAAGCAGTATCGAGAGCTTCTAGATGGCCTGCCCATGGACGCCTACACGCATGGCTGCATCCTCCACCCTGAGCTCACCACTGACTCCATGATCCCAAAGTACGCCACTGCTGAAATACGTA GACACTTGACCAATGCAGCATCTGAACTGATGAAGCTGGACCACGAGGAGCCACAACTGACAGAGCCATACCTTACAAAGCAGAAAAAACTCATG GCAAAGATACTGGACCATGATAATGTGAACTACCTGAAGAAGATCCTTGTTGAGTTGGCGATGGTATTAGACCAGGTAGAGGCAGAACTTGAAAAGAGGAAACTGGAATATCAAG GTCAAAAGTGTGAGTTGTGGCTTTGTGGACATGACTTTACGCTAGCTGATATATATCTTGGAGCCACATTGCACAGGCTCAAGTTCTTGGGACTTTCAAAGAAGTACTGGGAGGACGGCAGCAGACCCAACCTCCAGTCATTTTTCGAGCGCGTGCAGAAGCGCTACGCTTTCCGCAAGGTGTTGGGAGACATCCACGCCACCTTACTGTCAGCAGTCCTACCCAACGCATTTCGAATGGTAAAAAAGAAGCCGCCATCCTTCTTCGGGGCTTCCTTCTTAATGGGATCTTTAGGTGGGATGGGCTATTTTGCctattggtttttaaaaaagaaatacatgtaG
- the nr1d4a gene encoding nuclear receptor subfamily 1, group D, member 4a: MDSNPGSVILYAGSSGSASPSPGSPSSGYQTQSPSTHSQPSSPEEVTFTEIGALKQHGSSGTPSSPKLVFQFPEIYSSSTASSNQNTYSHPIAGKRPCGFTGTFTKAGGMVLLCKVCGDIASGFHYGVHACEGCKGFFRRSIQQNINYKMCMKNENCLIMRMNRNRCQHCRFKKCLAVGMSRDAVRFGRIPKREKQRLLDEMQSYMNSLNESASLNMASSPPCDPPASPMEIQPKEIIGSMAKAYQDIFPSAPERLTKRAAGINTGSSVPTSFQSATSQESSFSHVNSPATYHSGVPVGYTVSGLCPGQQMPNENKCPISSVDNGHYQNHAPSNQIPCQSTVNTSPQANYGNSYAAGEMQAQTSCPWKLVAGSKVLACPLNACPVSAPGVSSQQVWESFSQCFTPAVREVVEFAKGIPGFQDLCQHDQIMLLKAGTFQVLMVRFCSLFNPKDRTVTFLNGQAYPLATLRTLGMGSLLDAMFDFSEKLASLSLESDEMALFMAVVLVSADRTGVSDTAAVEQLQESLIRALRALVYRRHPDDSALFPKLLLRLPDLRTLNTLHSDKLLNFHIDP, from the exons gaAGTGTTATCCTGTATGCTGGCTCCAGTGGCAGTGCCAGCCCAAGCCCAGGAAGCCCGTCCAGTGGGTACCAGACCCAGTCGccctccacacactcacagcctTCATCCCCAGAGGAGGTCACCTTCACAGAGATTGGCGCTCTGAAACAACATGGCAGCAGTGGGACCCCCTCCTCTCCCAAACTGGTTTTTCAGTTCCCAGAGATCTACAGCAGCTCAACAGCATCTTCCAACCAGAATACTTACTCCCATCCCATTGCAGGAAAGAGGCCATGTGGCTTTACTGGCACCTTCACCA AAGCAGGAGGTATGGTCCTACTCTGTAAAGTGTGTGGTGACATCGCATCAGGCTTCCATTATGGAGTTCATGCATGTGAGGGCTGCAAG GGTTTCTTTCGCCGCAGCATTCAGCAGAACATTAACTACAAGATGTGCATGAAGAACGAGAACTGCTTGATCATGCGCATGAACCGCAACCGTTGCCAGCACTGCCGCTTCAAGAAGTGTTTGGCCGTGGGCATGTCCCGTGATG CTGTACGCTTCGGCCGCATCCCTAAACGCGAGAAGCAGAGGCTGCTGGATGAAATGCAGAGCTACATGAACAGCCTGAATGAGTCAGCCAGCTTGAACATGGCCTCCTCCCCTCCTTGTGACCCCCCAGCCAGCCCTATGGAGATCCAACCCAAAGAAATTATTGGCTCCATGGCAAAAGCCTATCAGGACATCTTCCCAAGTGCTCCCGAACGTCTGACAAAGAGGGCAGCTGGCATCAACACCGGCAGCAGTGTGCCAACTTCCTTTCAGAGCGCCACCTCTCAGGAAAGCAGCTTCTCCCATGTCAATAGTCCTGCAACATATCACTCTGGTGTACCTGTGGGTTACACAGTATCTGGTCTCTGCCCTGGACAGCAAATGCCCAATGAAAACAAATGCCCAATATCCTCAGTGGATAACGGTCACTATCAAAACCATGCTCCATCCAATCAAATCCCGTGCCAGTCTACAGTTAACACATCTCCGCAGGCCAATTACGGCAATAGCTATGCAGCTGGGGAGATGCAGGCTCAGACCTCATGCCCATGGAAGCTGGTCGCAGGCTCCAAAGTACTG GCCTGCCCTCTGAATGCATGCCCAGTTTCAGCGCCAGGCGTCTCAAGCCAGCAGGTGTGGGAGTCTTTCTCTCAGTGTTTCACCCCTGCAGTGCGGGAGGTGGTGGAGTTTGCCAAGGGCATCCCAGGGTTTCAAGACCTGTGCCAACATGACCAGATCATGTTGCTCAAAGCGGGCACCTTTCAG GTGCTGATGGTAAGGTTCTGTTCGCTGTTTAACCCAAAGGACCGGACGGTGACATTTCTAAATGGGCAGGCCTACCCGCTGGCCACACTGCGGACATTGGGTATGGGCTCGCTGCTGGATGCCATGTTTGACTTCTCTGAGAAATTGGCCTCGCTCAGCCTGGAATCTGATGAGATGGCACTTTTCATGGCAGTGGTCCTAGTCTCTGCAG ATCGAACTGGTGTTTCTGACACAGCAGCTGTGGAGCAGTTACAGGAGAGCCTGATACGGGCGCTGCGAGCCTTGGTTTACCGTCGTCATCCTGATGACAGTGCACTTTTCCCCAAGCTGTTGCTGCGTCTGCCAGACTTGCGCACCCTCAACACCCTGCACTCAGACAAGCTGCTCAACTTCCACATTGACCCATAA